One Oncorhynchus keta strain PuntledgeMale-10-30-2019 chromosome 23, Oket_V2, whole genome shotgun sequence DNA segment encodes these proteins:
- the LOC118374498 gene encoding complement C1q-like protein 3, with protein MIATGVCGVVMVLVLVILIPVLVNSAGISARYEMLGSCQMVCDPHGTKSTATATDKANTIRDSRLVQSLPTLIQGPKGEPGRTGRIGPRGPLGEPGPPGPAGPPGERGGPGPPGLPGTPGATGAINAATYNTFPKIAFYAGLKKQHEGYEVLKFDDVVTNLGNHYDPTTGKFTCSIPGIYFFVYHVLMRGGDGTSMWADLCKNNQVRASAIAQDADQNYDYASNSVVLHLEPGDEIYIKLDGGKAHGGNNNKYSTFSGFIVYAD; from the exons ATGATCGCCACAGGTGTTTGTGGAGTAGTCATGGTGCTAGTGTTGGTTATCCTGATTCCGGTGCTGGTCAACTCCGCCGGCATATCCGCGCGCTACGAAATGCTCGGATCCTGTCAGATGGTGTGTGATCCCCACGGGACCAAGTCCACGGCCACGGCCACGGACAAAGCCAATACCATCAGAGACAGCCGCTTGGTCCAGTCTCTACCAACCTTAATCCAAGGTCCAAAAGGGGAGCCCGGACGCACAGGAAGAATTGGCCCTAGGGGTCCTCTTGGCGAGCCAGGACCACCCGGACCTGCCGGCCcgcctggggagagaggagggcccGGTCCGCCAGGACTACCCGGAACGCCCGGAGCCACAGGTGCCATAAACGCAGCCACATACAACACGTTTCCAAAGATAGCTTTCTACGCCGGGCTGAAAAAACAACATGAGGGCTACGAAGTACTGAAATTTGACGACGTAGTCACCAACCTTGGCAACCACTACGACCCTACGACGGGGAAATTCACCTGCTCTATACCGGGCATCTACTTCTTCGTTTACCATGTGCTGATGCGAGGCGGGGATGGCACCAGTATGTGGGCTGATCTTTGTAAGAACAACCAG GTGCGAGCGAGCGCTATCGCCCAAGACGCCGATCAGAACTACGATTATGCCAGCAACAGTGTTGTCCTGCATCTCGAACCCGGCGATGAGATCTACATCAAGCTGGACGGGGGCAAGGCGCACGGGGGCAACAACAACAAGTACAGCACCTTCTCCGGATTCATTGTCTACGCCGATTAA